One genomic segment of Alicycliphilus denitrificans K601 includes these proteins:
- a CDS encoding IS3 family transposase (programmed frameshift), which produces MNKSPKFSPEVRERAVRMVQEHRADYPSLWAAIESIAPKIGCVPQTLNDWVKKAEVDSGQRPGTTTADAQRIKELEREVKELRRANDILKTASAFFGAGGARPPIEVLKNYIDRHRDDYGVEPICRVLQMAPSCYWRHAARQRNPQLRSQRVQRDEGLKADIQRVWHANWQVYGADKVWLQMNREGIAVARCTVERLMRAMGLQGARRGKTVRTTTPDTSAPCPLDHVNRQFKASRPNELWVSDFTYVSTWQGWLYVAFVVDVYARRIVGWRVSRSMQTDFVLDALEQALYDRQPAAHALTHHSDRGSQYVSIRYTERLDQAGIQPSVGSRGDSYDNALAETINGLYKAELIHRRGPWKTRESVELATLQWVHWFNHVRLLTPIGGIPPAEAEANYWRQLAVSDTSTEVST; this is translated from the exons ATGAACAAGTCACCGAAGTTCTCCCCGGAAGTCCGCGAGCGCGCCGTTCGCATGGTGCAGGAGCACCGAGCCGACTACCCGTCGCTGTGGGCAGCCATTGAATCGATTGCGCCCAAGATTGGCTGCGTGCCGCAGACCTTGAATGACTGGGTCAAGAAGGCCGAGGTCGACAGCGGCCAGCGCCCCGGCACCACCACGGCAGACGCCCAGCGCATCAAGGAACTGGAGCGTGAGGTCAAAGAGCTGCGCCGGGCCAACGACATCCTGAAGACGGCCAGCGCGTTTTTCG GCGCAGGCGGAGCTCGACCGCCGATTGAAGTCTTGAAGAACTACATCGACCGCCACCGTGATGACTACGGGGTCGAGCCCATCTGCCGGGTGCTGCAGATGGCCCCGTCGTGTTACTGGCGCCACGCAGCCCGGCAACGCAACCCGCAACTGCGCAGTCAACGCGTCCAGCGTGACGAGGGTTTGAAAGCCGACATCCAGCGCGTGTGGCACGCCAACTGGCAGGTCTACGGGGCCGATAAGGTCTGGCTGCAGATGAACCGCGAGGGCATCGCAGTGGCGCGCTGCACGGTCGAGCGCCTGATGCGTGCCATGGGCTTGCAAGGAGCACGCCGTGGCAAGACAGTGCGCACCACCACGCCGGACACATCGGCACCGTGCCCGCTGGACCACGTCAACCGGCAATTCAAGGCCAGCCGGCCCAACGAGCTGTGGGTGTCGGACTTCACCTACGTCTCCACCTGGCAGGGCTGGTTGTACGTGGCCTTCGTGGTGGACGTGTACGCCCGGCGCATCGTGGGCTGGCGGGTCAGCCGCAGCATGCAAACGGACTTCGTGCTGGATGCGCTGGAGCAGGCGCTGTATGACCGCCAGCCAGCAGCCCATGCCTTGACGCACCATTCCGACAGGGGCAGTCAATACGTTTCCATACGCTACACCGAACGCTTGGACCAGGCGGGTATCCAGCCATCAGTGGGCAGCCGGGGTGACAGCTACGACAACGCACTGGCCGAGACCATCAACGGGCTGTACAAGGCCGAGCTGATTCACCGCCGGGGACCCTGGAAGACCAGGGAATCCGTGGAGCTGGCCACCCTGCAGTGGGTGCACTGGTTCAATCACGTCCGACTGCTCACGCCGATTGGGGGCATCCCTCCGGCAGAAGCTGAGGCAAACTACTGGAGGCAACTCGCCGTCAGCGACACCTCGACAGAGGTGTCAACTTAA
- a CDS encoding TolC family protein yields MRAAAERVRAAAATQHALDVGSHEFQANSGFQRRYVPNEQRSYNEWELGISRTIRLPDKARLDREIGSSTRSVADLRLEDAEHQVARRLLDAWMGWLRSSAVAEETAAQDQLLSRERDVLVRRVALGDAARREMDVLDAELATQAAQTLMARDAALAARQALALGFPEITVPLAAAALPEPQELPDSPQAWQARIVQESAEIAMANGETTRLLKVAERTRAERTPDPTVGVRVLSDRGGTERVVGLVLSVPFGMDYRSARAATESANAAAAEAEAADVRRAIEQGAWLAVQAAQSKCAQWQSHQQALAAQTASNTRTRRAWELGEASLGEYLLSLRSLRQARLAETQARVDALQAAMLVRIDAHAMWHRSRSTVAN; encoded by the coding sequence GTGCGCGCGGCGGCCGAGCGCGTGCGGGCTGCCGCAGCTACCCAGCATGCCCTGGATGTAGGCAGCCATGAATTCCAGGCCAATTCGGGCTTCCAGCGCCGCTATGTCCCCAACGAGCAGCGCAGCTACAACGAATGGGAACTGGGCATCAGCCGCACGATCCGTTTGCCCGACAAGGCCCGGCTGGACCGGGAGATCGGCAGTAGCACCCGCAGCGTGGCCGACCTGCGTCTGGAAGATGCCGAACACCAAGTGGCCCGCCGCCTGCTCGATGCCTGGATGGGCTGGCTGCGCAGCAGCGCCGTGGCCGAAGAGACCGCGGCGCAGGATCAACTACTCTCTCGCGAACGCGACGTCCTGGTCCGCCGCGTGGCCCTGGGCGATGCAGCACGGCGCGAGATGGACGTGCTGGACGCCGAGCTCGCAACCCAGGCCGCGCAGACCCTGATGGCGCGCGACGCGGCGCTGGCGGCCCGGCAGGCCTTGGCCCTGGGGTTCCCGGAAATCACCGTGCCCCTCGCTGCGGCGGCATTGCCCGAGCCTCAAGAGTTGCCCGACAGCCCGCAGGCCTGGCAGGCGCGCATCGTCCAGGAAAGCGCCGAGATCGCGATGGCCAACGGCGAAACTACGCGCCTGTTGAAAGTGGCCGAACGCACGCGCGCCGAACGTACGCCAGACCCTACCGTGGGCGTGCGCGTCCTGTCCGATCGTGGCGGCACCGAACGCGTCGTGGGGTTAGTGCTTTCCGTTCCCTTCGGCATGGACTACCGCAGTGCCCGGGCCGCCACGGAGAGCGCCAATGCCGCAGCCGCCGAAGCCGAGGCGGCCGATGTGCGGCGCGCCATAGAGCAAGGTGCATGGCTTGCCGTCCAAGCCGCGCAAAGTAAATGTGCACAGTGGCAGTCGCACCAGCAGGCGCTGGCCGCACAGACCGCATCCAACACCCGCACGCGCCGGGCGTGGGAACTGGGCGAAGCTTCGCTCGGCGAATACCTGCTGTCCCTGCGCAGTCTGCGGCAGGCTCGCCTGGCAGAAACACAGGCGCGGGTAGATGCGCTGCAGGCTGCAATGCTGGTGCGCATCGACGCGCATGCGATGTGGCATAGATCACGAAGCACTGTGGCAAATTGA
- a CDS encoding DUF3240 family protein: MNTEMNAPHDEQGAEWIRLNLVFPPALEDAVTGTLMTDITLPGFTLLHAEGHSSDFTHASIREQVRGRIDRRVLWVVIERERVDSLLAALRQRIASNDVRWWMEPVMAMGRLV, from the coding sequence ATGAACACGGAAATGAATGCGCCACATGACGAGCAAGGCGCTGAATGGATACGACTGAACCTGGTGTTCCCCCCAGCGCTGGAAGACGCCGTGACGGGCACCCTGATGACCGACATCACGCTGCCTGGCTTTACCCTGCTGCACGCCGAGGGGCACAGCAGCGACTTCACGCACGCATCCATCCGCGAGCAGGTACGTGGCCGCATTGATCGCCGTGTGCTGTGGGTCGTGATCGAGCGCGAGCGTGTAGACAGTCTTCTGGCCGCACTGCGCCAGCGCATCGCATCCAACGACGTGCGCTGGTGGATGGAGCCTGTCATGGCGATGGGGCGGCTGGTATGA
- a CDS encoding IS4 family transposase codes for MGTMARTRKAVAAHIDVAHLISAGVLASVCPRPLIEEVLAQTGRASQRQRLLPAPAVVYYVMALALWREAPLEEVLRVVCEGLHWLGGPQGQGQTIQASKSAISQARTRLGPEVMQQLAQRVLRPVASRDLTGAWYRDWRVMAIDGSTMDVADERTNAEFFGYPSSSRGQSAFPQARLVGLVECGTHVVTAAQMGPYAQGEQTMAEPLLASHLQPDMLVLADRGFYSFKLWQIACASGAKLAWRVKSTMRLPVQQRLQDGSYLSTLFSSEDRQRRNGQVVRVIDYTLQDSATPAQDSYRLVTNILDPDQAPAQELAALYHERWEIESVLDEFKTHLRGSSTVLRSKTPELVQQELWGLLLAHFAIRQLMAQAAWNNGLDPDRLSFVHAVRVIKRKMPQAAAIPP; via the coding sequence ATTGGAACGATGGCAAGGACACGCAAGGCCGTAGCGGCCCACATTGATGTAGCGCACTTGATCAGTGCTGGCGTACTGGCCAGCGTGTGTCCACGTCCATTGATTGAAGAGGTGCTGGCCCAGACGGGACGCGCCAGTCAGCGCCAGCGGCTCTTGCCCGCACCTGCGGTGGTGTACTACGTCATGGCCTTGGCGCTGTGGCGCGAAGCGCCGCTGGAGGAGGTGTTGCGCGTGGTCTGCGAAGGCCTGCACTGGCTCGGCGGCCCCCAGGGGCAGGGTCAGACCATCCAGGCCAGTAAATCGGCCATCTCGCAGGCGCGCACACGGCTGGGCCCTGAAGTGATGCAGCAACTGGCGCAGCGGGTGCTGCGACCCGTGGCATCCCGGGATCTCACAGGTGCCTGGTATCGTGACTGGCGCGTGATGGCCATCGATGGCAGCACCATGGATGTCGCCGATGAGCGCACCAATGCGGAATTCTTTGGCTACCCCTCGTCCTCACGCGGGCAAAGCGCCTTCCCGCAGGCCAGGCTGGTGGGTCTGGTGGAGTGTGGCACCCATGTGGTGACGGCAGCGCAGATGGGGCCATACGCTCAGGGCGAACAAACGATGGCCGAGCCCTTGCTGGCCTCGCACCTGCAGCCGGACATGCTGGTGCTCGCTGATCGGGGGTTTTACAGCTTCAAGCTCTGGCAAATTGCTTGCGCCAGTGGTGCCAAGTTGGCTTGGCGCGTCAAATCCACTATGAGGCTGCCGGTGCAGCAAAGACTTCAAGACGGCTCCTACCTGAGCACCCTCTTCAGCAGCGAAGACCGCCAACGCCGCAACGGACAAGTGGTGCGGGTCATTGACTACACGCTGCAGGACTCGGCCACGCCTGCGCAGGATAGCTACCGTTTGGTGACCAATATCCTGGACCCCGATCAGGCACCGGCACAAGAGCTGGCAGCGCTGTACCACGAGCGCTGGGAGATCGAGAGTGTGCTTGATGAGTTCAAGACCCATCTGCGCGGCAGCAGCACGGTGCTGCGCAGCAAGACGCCTGAGTTGGTGCAGCAGGAGTTGTGGGGGCTGCTGCTGGCGCATTTTGCGATCCGACAGCTCATGGCCCAGGCGGCCTGGAACAACGGGTTGGATCCGGATCGCTTGAGTTTCGTGCACGCTGTGCGCGTGATCAAACGCAAGATGCCGCAAGCTGCGGCCATTCCCCCCTGA
- a CDS encoding efflux RND transporter periplasmic adaptor subunit gives MIPAADGHITLGVAQLRALGVATAAADTATQLPVPGLPAQAAAPLAASAQVSAPYAGVVTRILVDEGAFVRQGQPLARIQSRDVLVAQGELSRARSEATAAALQAQRDTVLLAEGIIPAARNEQSQARTQAAQSTLRQATGALAQLRPVAGGQAGEYELLAPMAGQVVRRHLMPGQSVAALEAAFVVAEAGHMDVNFTAPLRLRSAIKPGLPVGLPDGSVAKVVAVGADADPASQSLRVRASIEGQTALAVGQQFSVSLLLPAPAGALAVPPSALLPAGKGHVLYAASDAVGGEKGAMRLRAVAVQLLGGDESISVVVPDSKDGSTALTAGEQVVTRGTALLKSMLPLQ, from the coding sequence ATGATCCCCGCCGCTGACGGACACATCACATTGGGTGTGGCGCAACTGCGCGCGCTCGGGGTGGCCACGGCGGCGGCGGACACCGCCACGCAGTTGCCTGTGCCTGGCTTGCCCGCGCAAGCCGCCGCGCCTCTGGCCGCCAGCGCGCAGGTCAGCGCACCCTACGCGGGCGTGGTCACGCGCATCCTGGTCGATGAAGGGGCTTTTGTTCGGCAAGGGCAGCCGTTGGCGCGCATCCAGAGCCGCGATGTGCTGGTCGCTCAGGGCGAATTGTCCCGCGCGCGCAGCGAAGCCACGGCAGCCGCGCTGCAAGCCCAGCGCGATACGGTCTTGCTGGCCGAGGGCATCATTCCCGCCGCACGCAACGAACAGTCGCAGGCGCGCACCCAGGCCGCGCAGAGCACGCTGCGCCAGGCCACGGGCGCGCTGGCGCAACTGCGCCCGGTGGCGGGCGGGCAGGCGGGCGAGTACGAACTGCTGGCGCCGATGGCGGGCCAGGTGGTGCGGAGGCACCTGATGCCCGGGCAATCGGTGGCTGCGCTGGAAGCCGCCTTCGTAGTAGCCGAGGCGGGGCATATGGATGTGAACTTCACAGCGCCGTTGCGGCTGCGCAGTGCCATCAAGCCCGGCCTGCCCGTAGGCCTGCCCGATGGCAGCGTGGCCAAGGTGGTGGCAGTGGGTGCTGATGCCGACCCCGCCAGCCAGAGCCTGCGCGTGCGTGCCAGCATCGAGGGGCAGACCGCGCTCGCCGTGGGCCAGCAGTTCAGCGTGAGCCTGCTGCTGCCCGCGCCAGCGGGCGCACTGGCCGTGCCGCCGTCGGCATTGCTGCCTGCTGGGAAAGGGCATGTTCTGTATGCGGCGAGCGATGCGGTGGGCGGTGAGAAAGGTGCGATGCGCTTGCGCGCCGTGGCTGTGCAATTGCTGGGCGGGGACGAGTCCATCAGCGTGGTGGTGCCCGACTCCAAGGATGGTTCCACCGCACTGACGGCCGGTGAGCAGGTTGTCACGCGTGGCACGGCGCTGCTCAAGTCCATGCTGCCGCTGCAGTGA
- a CDS encoding cytochrome b — MIFRNSRDRYGNFVVALHWLMLVLLAAVYASMELCGFAPKGSELRANMKSLHFLLGLSVLALVAVRLCVRWVAGAAPAIEPPMGRWPALMARLMHAALYALMIAAALLGWLALSTAAKPVTLFGFALPMLTSANEALAHPLKDLHEALATAGYALIGLHAAAALLHHYVVHDNTLVRMLPRRGSR; from the coding sequence TTGATATTCAGGAACTCTAGAGACCGCTATGGCAATTTCGTCGTTGCCTTGCATTGGCTGATGCTGGTGCTTCTCGCTGCTGTTTATGCCAGCATGGAACTGTGCGGCTTTGCGCCCAAAGGCAGCGAACTGCGCGCGAATATGAAATCCCTGCATTTCCTGCTGGGGCTGTCCGTCCTGGCATTGGTGGCGGTCCGGCTGTGCGTGCGCTGGGTGGCAGGCGCTGCGCCGGCCATCGAGCCGCCCATGGGCCGGTGGCCGGCCCTGATGGCACGGCTCATGCATGCCGCGCTGTACGCGCTGATGATTGCCGCAGCACTGCTGGGTTGGCTAGCGCTGAGCACGGCGGCCAAGCCGGTAACCCTGTTCGGCTTTGCGCTACCCATGCTGACGAGCGCGAACGAAGCGCTCGCTCATCCCTTGAAGGATCTGCACGAAGCACTGGCCACGGCGGGCTATGCGTTGATTGGATTGCATGCGGCGGCGGCACTGCTGCACCACTATGTCGTCCACGACAACACACTTGTGCGCATGCTGCCGAGGCGCGGCTCCCGATAA
- a CDS encoding VIT1/CCC1 transporter family protein, protein MKFLHRERHRTEHIGWLRAAVLGANDGIISTASLVVGVAAAQASHASIMTTAVAGLVAGAMSMAAGEYVSVFSQADTEKADLAREHRELTENPEAEHRELTAIYTQRGIAPALASEVATQLMAHDALGAHARDELGISEALSAKPLQAALASAASFAVGAALPLAVVMLAPGPSLLAWTVATAIFFLALLGVLAARIGGAPVLKSASRVALWGTLAMAITAGVGAMFGAAP, encoded by the coding sequence ATGAAGTTCTTGCACCGCGAACGCCACCGCACGGAACACATCGGCTGGCTGCGCGCCGCCGTCCTGGGCGCCAACGACGGGATCATTTCCACCGCCAGCCTGGTGGTCGGTGTTGCAGCGGCGCAGGCCAGCCACGCCAGCATCATGACAACCGCAGTAGCCGGGCTGGTCGCCGGCGCCATGTCCATGGCGGCTGGAGAATACGTGTCGGTCTTTTCTCAAGCGGACACGGAGAAAGCGGATCTGGCGCGGGAACATCGCGAGTTGACGGAAAACCCCGAAGCCGAGCATCGGGAACTGACAGCCATCTATACCCAGCGGGGGATTGCGCCTGCGCTGGCCAGCGAGGTCGCAACTCAACTGATGGCCCACGATGCGCTGGGCGCGCATGCCCGCGATGAACTGGGTATCTCGGAGGCGCTCAGCGCCAAGCCCTTGCAGGCAGCGCTGGCCTCCGCTGCCAGCTTTGCCGTGGGAGCGGCGCTGCCGCTGGCTGTGGTGATGCTGGCGCCTGGGCCCTCGCTGCTCGCTTGGACGGTAGCCACGGCCATCTTTTTCCTGGCTCTACTGGGTGTCCTGGCCGCCAGGATAGGTGGCGCTCCCGTGCTCAAAAGCGCCTCCCGGGTGGCGCTGTGGGGCACCCTGGCGATGGCGATCACGGCGGGTGTCGGCGCGATGTTTGGTGCAGCGCCGTAG
- a CDS encoding sensor histidine kinase, giving the protein MHPPSAPSNDTAWSLHRRLAVGLILCIGGTFAAVFPVLDRLIDRAIYQQMDLTLSQRAAAVGRALQEPDPQRLERLMPEYEPRGHTEFFTVFNEDNGQAVLRSPSSAGAVLPVGLAAQGTPRYYDVMLPDGHAGRALATHVALHGSQNRLLVVATEREGWDRTERRVHFALLVGIALATLLATGSALLLVQRVIVVLRRTGAAAARLNADQRMQPLGGDLPRELKPFADAFNLGLRHLYTAIERERQFSRDVAHELRTPLAEIRTSAESALSADDPILAQHSLRAAVDATARMQRSVDTLLLLARLESGQHTQAPDPLDVAGLVRELMAALEGMQARRRLTVQADLPPSAWVRGDLGVIERILSNLLRNALEYAPDGDAITCRLERGDAGWLLSIDNAAPDLREGDLEHLGHRFWRKSSEGGTAHHAGLGLALAFALARAIDLPLRFSLQGGRLTARLGPWVALV; this is encoded by the coding sequence ATGCACCCACCTTCTGCCCCCTCCAACGATACCGCCTGGTCACTGCACCGGCGTCTGGCTGTTGGTCTGATCTTGTGCATAGGCGGTACCTTCGCCGCCGTATTCCCGGTGCTGGATCGTTTGATCGACCGAGCGATTTACCAGCAAATGGATCTCACGCTTTCGCAGCGCGCCGCTGCCGTAGGGCGCGCACTGCAAGAGCCTGATCCACAGCGGCTCGAACGCCTGATGCCCGAATATGAGCCGCGCGGGCACACCGAGTTCTTCACTGTTTTCAACGAAGACAACGGCCAGGCCGTGTTGCGGTCGCCCAGCAGCGCTGGCGCTGTACTTCCGGTGGGACTGGCGGCGCAAGGCACGCCCCGCTATTACGATGTGATGCTGCCCGATGGTCACGCAGGCCGTGCGCTCGCCACCCATGTGGCATTGCATGGCAGCCAGAACCGGCTGCTGGTGGTGGCAACGGAGCGCGAAGGATGGGACCGGACCGAACGGCGCGTCCACTTTGCGTTGCTCGTCGGCATCGCGTTGGCAACCCTGCTGGCAACGGGATCGGCGCTGCTCCTGGTACAGCGCGTCATCGTGGTGCTGCGTCGCACAGGCGCCGCGGCGGCCCGCCTGAATGCAGACCAGCGCATGCAGCCCCTGGGCGGCGACTTGCCTCGTGAGCTCAAGCCCTTTGCCGATGCCTTCAACCTGGGCCTGCGCCACCTGTACACCGCCATCGAGCGCGAGCGCCAGTTCTCGCGCGACGTGGCGCACGAGCTGCGCACTCCGTTGGCGGAAATCCGCACCAGCGCCGAAAGCGCGCTGAGTGCGGACGACCCCATCCTGGCCCAGCACAGCCTGCGCGCTGCCGTGGACGCCACTGCACGCATGCAACGCAGCGTGGATACCTTGCTGCTGCTGGCTCGGCTCGAATCCGGACAGCATACACAAGCGCCTGATCCTCTCGATGTGGCTGGGTTGGTGCGCGAACTGATGGCGGCTTTGGAGGGAATGCAGGCGCGCCGCAGGCTGACCGTGCAAGCCGATCTGCCGCCATCGGCCTGGGTGCGGGGCGATCTGGGCGTGATCGAGCGGATCCTCTCCAACCTGCTGCGCAATGCCTTGGAGTACGCACCTGACGGCGATGCCATCACCTGCCGCCTGGAGCGCGGTGATGCGGGCTGGCTTCTTTCCATCGACAATGCCGCACCCGATCTTCGTGAAGGCGACCTGGAACACCTCGGCCACCGCTTTTGGCGCAAGTCTTCCGAAGGCGGCACGGCACACCATGCAGGGCTGGGGCTGGCCCTGGCGTTCGCCCTGGCGCGGGCCATTGATCTGCCACTGCGCTTCAGCCTGCAGGGGGGCAGGCTGACCGCCCGGCTGGGGCCCTGGGTCGCTCTGGTGTAA
- a CDS encoding response regulator transcription factor, with protein sequence MRILIVEDSETLSEALNRSLRIEGYACDIAADGQAALQFLKSYRYDAIILDLMLPRVDGFGVLQALGSDAGAAPVLVLSAREQLDDRVRALDAGADDYLTKPFELAELLARLRALVRRPAQRDTPVLRHGELAVDPRSRTARWRGDDLKLTPKEYGCLELLLRRQGAVLSRTQIFEHLYDSSSDASDKVVEVIVSTLRTKLAQCGLGELIVTRRGFGYVLM encoded by the coding sequence ATGCGCATCTTGATTGTTGAAGATTCAGAGACGCTGTCTGAGGCCTTGAATCGCAGTCTCAGAATTGAGGGCTACGCTTGCGATATTGCAGCGGACGGTCAGGCTGCGCTGCAGTTTCTCAAAAGCTACCGCTACGACGCGATCATTCTGGACTTGATGCTGCCTCGTGTGGATGGCTTTGGAGTATTGCAGGCATTGGGCAGCGATGCCGGAGCGGCCCCTGTGTTGGTGCTGTCAGCGCGGGAGCAACTCGACGACCGGGTGCGTGCTCTGGACGCGGGCGCCGATGACTATCTGACCAAGCCCTTTGAACTGGCGGAGCTGCTAGCCCGACTGCGTGCCCTGGTGAGACGCCCGGCGCAACGCGACACACCTGTTTTGCGTCATGGCGAACTGGCCGTCGACCCGCGCTCGCGTACGGCGCGCTGGCGCGGCGATGACCTGAAACTCACGCCCAAGGAATACGGATGCCTGGAACTGCTGCTGCGCAGGCAGGGAGCGGTGTTGTCACGCACACAAATTTTTGAACATCTGTACGACAGCAGCAGCGACGCGTCGGACAAGGTGGTGGAGGTTATCGTCAGTACCCTGCGCACCAAGCTGGCCCAATGCGGTCTGGGCGAGCTGATCGTGACCCGGCGGGGCTTTGGTTACGTGCTGATGTGA
- a CDS encoding 6-hydroxyhexanoate dehydrogenase: MISYDVAECGQPLVRNERATPRPVGDQVLVRVEAAGVCHSDLHIWHGSYDLGNGKKMSMIDRGMKLPLTMGHEIAGEVVAVGDAVKDVAVGKRYLVFPWHGCGECSVCRRGDENLCLAGRSMGVFQPGGYADHVLVSHSRYLVDIGDMPPVHAAPYACSGLTTYSALKKIPAQVLKDEKLIIFGAGGLGLMAILLARAMGSAGVIVIEPDAAKRAAALQAGALAAFDPGQDGYMAQVRQAAGGAVWAIIDCVGSSQTVQAGIDMLTKGGQLVQIGLFGGHVDLPTPSMALRAITYQGTYVGNLRELQELMQLVKDKRLQPVPSTCLPFGKAFTALLALEEGKAVGRQILTPEGAC; the protein is encoded by the coding sequence ATGATCAGCTATGACGTGGCCGAATGCGGCCAGCCCCTGGTGCGCAACGAGCGCGCCACCCCCCGGCCCGTGGGCGACCAGGTGCTGGTGCGCGTCGAGGCGGCGGGGGTGTGCCACTCTGACCTGCACATCTGGCATGGCTCGTACGACCTGGGCAACGGCAAGAAGATGTCCATGATCGATCGCGGCATGAAGCTGCCCCTGACCATGGGCCACGAGATCGCCGGCGAAGTGGTCGCCGTGGGCGATGCCGTGAAGGACGTGGCGGTGGGCAAGCGCTACTTGGTCTTCCCCTGGCACGGCTGCGGGGAATGCAGCGTGTGCCGGCGCGGGGACGAGAACCTGTGCCTGGCCGGCCGGTCCATGGGCGTGTTCCAGCCGGGCGGCTATGCCGACCATGTGCTGGTGTCCCACTCGCGCTATCTGGTGGACATCGGCGACATGCCGCCCGTGCATGCGGCGCCCTATGCGTGTTCGGGCCTGACCACCTACAGCGCCCTGAAGAAGATACCCGCCCAGGTGCTCAAGGACGAGAAGCTCATCATCTTCGGCGCCGGCGGCCTGGGCCTGATGGCCATCCTGCTCGCGCGGGCCATGGGCAGCGCGGGCGTGATCGTCATCGAGCCCGACGCGGCCAAGCGTGCCGCCGCCCTGCAGGCCGGCGCCCTGGCGGCGTTCGATCCCGGGCAGGACGGCTACATGGCCCAGGTGCGCCAAGCCGCGGGCGGCGCGGTGTGGGCCATCATCGACTGCGTGGGTTCCAGCCAGACCGTGCAGGCCGGCATCGACATGCTGACCAAGGGCGGGCAGCTGGTGCAGATAGGCCTGTTCGGCGGCCACGTGGACCTGCCCACGCCCTCCATGGCCCTGCGCGCCATCACCTACCAGGGCACCTACGTGGGCAACCTGCGCGAGCTGCAGGAGCTGATGCAGCTGGTCAAGGACAAGCGGCTGCAGCCCGTGCCCAGCACCTGCCTGCCTTTCGGCAAGGCCTTCACCGCCCTGCTGGCGCTGGAGGAGGGCAAGGCCGTTGGGCGGCAGATCCTGACGCCGGAGGGCGCCTGCTGA
- a CDS encoding lactonase family protein has product MTRPVFAYVGSRTTRERNARGEGITVFRVDEERGTLDRIQTVAHLTNPSFLAMNARGDRLYTVHGDGHEVSVLAVDRETGLLAFMQTQDCGGRNPVHLSIAPDGRHLVVSDHLGQQGGTVVVLPIAPDGLLGPVQQRVALPGEPGPHRKEQPFAKPHFNPFAPGGRFVLVPDKGLDRVFVFSFEQGRLAPAAQPWLQCREGAGPRHLAFHPALPRAYVVNELDSTVLACSFDAATGRMEGLQVLSTLPDHFVGNSRAAEIEVSRDGRRVHASNRGADSIAVFDVDAATGRLFWRGAFPAGGRTPRFFASSPLGSRMFVLNEDSDGIACFALDDEAPIDTRRPIASTPCGSPVCMVFSERV; this is encoded by the coding sequence ATGACACGGCCCGTGTTCGCCTACGTGGGCTCGCGCACCACGCGCGAACGCAACGCGCGCGGGGAAGGCATCACGGTCTTCCGCGTGGACGAGGAGCGCGGCACGCTCGACCGCATCCAGACGGTGGCCCACCTGACCAACCCCTCGTTCCTCGCCATGAATGCCCGCGGCGACCGGCTGTACACGGTACATGGCGACGGGCACGAGGTCAGCGTGCTGGCCGTGGACCGGGAAACGGGCCTGCTGGCCTTCATGCAGACCCAGGACTGCGGCGGGCGCAACCCGGTGCACCTGTCCATCGCCCCGGACGGGCGCCACCTGGTCGTGTCCGACCACCTGGGCCAGCAGGGCGGAACGGTCGTGGTGCTGCCCATCGCGCCCGACGGTCTGCTCGGCCCCGTGCAGCAGCGCGTGGCCCTGCCGGGCGAACCCGGCCCGCACCGCAAGGAGCAGCCCTTCGCCAAGCCGCACTTCAACCCCTTCGCCCCCGGCGGCCGCTTCGTGCTCGTGCCGGACAAGGGGCTGGACCGAGTGTTCGTCTTCTCCTTCGAACAGGGGCGGCTGGCACCGGCGGCGCAGCCCTGGCTGCAATGCCGCGAAGGCGCCGGGCCGCGGCACCTGGCCTTCCACCCCGCGCTGCCCCGCGCCTACGTGGTCAACGAGCTCGACTCGACGGTCCTGGCGTGCAGCTTCGACGCCGCCACGGGTCGCATGGAGGGCCTGCAGGTCCTGTCCACCCTGCCCGACCACTTCGTCGGCAACAGCCGGGCGGCGGAGATCGAGGTGTCGCGCGACGGGCGCCGCGTCCACGCCTCCAACCGCGGGGCGGACAGCATCGCCGTCTTCGACGTCGATGCGGCCACGGGCCGCCTCTTCTGGCGCGGCGCCTTCCCGGCGGGCGGGCGCACGCCCCGGTTCTTCGCCAGCTCGCCGCTGGGGAGCCGAATGTTCGTGCTCAACGAGGACAGCGACGGCATCGCCTGCTTCGCGCTGGACGACGAGGCCCCCATCGACACCCGCCGGCCCATCGCATCCACCCCTTGCGGCAGCCCGGTGTGCATGGTGTTCTCAGAGCGTGTTTAA